GGCATCTTAGCCTGAACTGAAGCAACATCTCCAAGCTCACCAAAATCTTTCTCAGTGTTCAGCCACTCTTCCAAGAGCATCGCCCTCTCTTCTTTCAACTCAGGAGCAGAAACCCTGTAATGACTGATAGCTCGTTCAAAAACACCTGATACATAGACAAGGTTATCAGCTAACTGCAAGGTTGAAGAAATATTTATTCACACAAAAGGCAACAGTCACCAAAACTCCAAGAAAGTAAAGATCAAACAAGTCAGAAGAAATAGTGCCAGAATAGTTGAAACGTAGCTAGAACTACTTGGATAATTAAAAGCAAGTCTCATTTCAGACGGGTGGTATCCATCTTAAGTTGAGACGGAAAAATTGTGACCATTTTACTATAAAATGTGAACATTTTCTGATAAAAAGTTACCACTAGCTTATTGTTTGAAACTTGAAAGTGACAATTTTAGTATCTTTTTATCATTAAATGACCACTTCTTATTATAAAATGGCGACATTTTTCTCGTCTTAAATTAAGACCGTctgaaatgagaatttgtgaataatTAAAGGGAAAGAGACGATATATGTAACCAACAGCAATGGAGGGATAAAATGAGCATCAATATACTATTCCACTGTGAGCTCTCCGTCAATCTTTTGCATGACAAAATGTCTAACTGCACATTTAGAAACACGCGAGAGAAATTTTCTAAGACACATACTGTAGCCTACACCAATTGCATCAGATGAGTAATTACCTTTAATATATATACTTCAGAAAGCATGTTATAAAGTTATAATGACATTATCAACCAAGGTTTACCTACACAACAGAAGAGATCACGAGCACAAAACCATTTAAGAGATAACGATTACTTACGTCTAGCATGCTGTGCACACAGTTTCTTTTTCTCGCACAGCATTTCCTGAATTTCCTCATCTGCCATGTCTGGGGCCCCACTATCTTCCATAGCAGTAGCTTCAAACTTAGCATAGCTAATCCACACCTTCAAGTGCTTTGTTCGATCAAGAAGTCTCTCATATAGAGCTCTGGTATTTTCATATTCGCCTTCAGATATCTCGAAATCAATGTATGCCTGTTACAAAGCCTCGGCGTTACAATAAATTCAAACATGTACACATCAAAGCATTGTCTGATTTTCTTACTACAACTCAGTAACAtcaattatttaaaaaaataatacGGAGTAGTTTGAAGGCAAcgcaaaaaaaattaataataataatctctgTGAATTAGAGCATTAGGAAAAGAGAGCGCCTTGTGCCGCATAGAATTCTACGAGTTGGGTGAGGTCGATTGATGGTGCAACCGCTAGGTAATCCCGCCAATTAGCTTCTTCACAGAGGTACGAGTTTACTCGCACGTTGACTCGCACACATGTCAGACTCCTTGGTACGTGTCAGACGGGTCATGTACATGAATAGTTGAAATGTTGCATACAAGTACATGGCTGAGGTTTCTAGTTACATATGAACATTAGACAATCTTTTGGGACAAAATCAATAAGTAAATGGCAAGAGTGCACCTGACATTGTTTGTTGAATATCCTTGTGCAGAAATTGCCATACTCCAGCTTGCTCTATAACAAGAGAATCTAAAACCCACTGTGTAATTGCAAGTAATAGCGTAATACTATAAACAGAATCTCATCAACATTGAGCTACAAGTTACAatacaaaaatgaaaaataaattgGAAGATAGTACACTAGTTTTCCCCGCACTCTTTACCAGTAACTACGAAAAATAACCTGATTAAAGTCTACGGGAAGCACAGTTGCTAATCATCGTCACCAGAAACTTTCTGCTTCTTCCATTTATAGGCAGCCTCCAAAATCCTCAGATTGGTTGTCTGAGTTTCCTCTGGGAAGAGGTAGTCAAAGAACTCTTCAAACCTGTCAAAATTtacaagaaataaatacatttGAAGATAACATTGAACAGATTTCGGCAATTGAGAAAGCCAGAATTGTAAATTCATTTATGCAGCAGCAGGATAAAAGCAGAAAGCATTTGGAACAAGACCCACAGATGACATCACAAAGCACAAGCATGATTCCAGGGTCTATTCAGCTGTGTACCTTTCAGTGCAAACTAACTCTCACCAAATAATACAAGCATTTATCAGGCTGGGACACGTGCAAATAACGCGAGGTTCAATTATTTGACAATCATGCGGTTAAATTGTCCAACAAAAAAACTAGGGCACCTGAGTAAGGACTCATTCTAACCAAATAGCATGTCACTTTGACATGGCATAGTCATCTAGTCTGAAAACAAGTACACCCTCCCTCTACTTACAATTACTACATGGATCGATTGTTGATCCAACAGACTTTTGAAAGGGCATTTTTGTCTTTTAACAGTCAAAAATAACAACCAATGTGATGATTTGGTTTGAGCGACAGAAAAAGGAGAATGCGTTAAATCCAATTTATGACGGGTATATTAGGAAGTTGGATGACATACCCTGCTGGACCATCCTCTGTCATTAGAGGGCGCCGCCTCTTGAGTTTCTTGGGCATCTTAGCCTGAACTGAAGCAACATCTCCAAGCTCACCAAAATCTTTCTCAGTGTTCAGCCACTCTTCCAAGAGCATCGCCCTCTCTTCTTTCAACTCAGGAGCAGAAACCCTGTAATGACTGATAGCTCGTTCAAAAACACCTGATACATAGACAAGGTTATCAGCTAACTGCAAGGTTGAAGAAATATTTATTCACACAAAAGGCAACAGTCACCAAAACTCCAAGAAAGTAAAGATCAAACAAGTCAGAAGAAATAGTGCCAGAATAGTTGAAACTACTTTCAAGCTTTGATCTGGTAGCTAGAAGTCTAGAACTACTTAGATAATTAACAGCAAGTCTCATTTCAAACGGGTGGTATCCATCTTAACTCTTAAGTTAAGACGGAAAAATTGTGACCATTTTACTATAAAATGTGAACATTTTCTAATAAAAAGTTACCACTAGTTTATTGTTAGAAAGTGACAATTTTAGTATCTTTTTATCATTAAATGACCACTTCTAATTATAAAATGGCGACAATTTTCTCGTCTTAAATTAAGACCGTctgaaatgagaatttgtgaataatTAAAGGGAAAGAGACCGATATCTGTAACCAACAGCAATCGAGGGATTAAATGagcataacaacaacaacaacaaaaacatcaaagccttaatcccaaaatgatttggggccGGCTCACATGAATCATTCTtcagaaccgtccatgggtgaacgcacacctcaaaatgcgaaaaaaaaatagcaaaggaaaagtgaaaaacaaaaggggagtgaaacataatacaaaagtcaaggtaaagttataggttttaaaatcgaagtccggattttttttataaaaacttatcgagaataaagattaaaacgattttactACTGTATTTCACCGTGAGCTCTCCCTAAATCTTTTGCATAACAAAATGTCTAACTGCACATTTAGAAACATGCGAGTAGTTCACACTAGAGAAATTTTCTAAGACACATACTGTAGGCTACACCAATTACCTTTAATATATAGACTTCAGAAAGCATGTTATAAAGTTAATTAATGACATTATCAACCAAGGTTTACCTACACAACAGAAGAGATAACGAGCACAAATCCATTTAAGAGACAACGATTACTTACGTCTAGCATGCTGTGCACACAGTTTCTTTTTCTCGCACAGCATTTCCTGAATTTCCTCCTCTGCCATGTCTGGGGCCCCACTATCTTCCATAGCAGTAGCTTCAAACTTAGCATAGCTAATCCACACCTTCAAGTGCTTTGTTCGATCAAGAAGTCTCTCATATAGAGCTCTGGTATTTTCATATTCGCCTTCAGATATCTCGAAATCAATGTATGCCTGTTACAAAGCCGCAGCGTTACAATAAATTCAAACATGAACACATCAAAGCATTGTCTGATTTTCTTACTAAAACTCAGTAACAACAACAATTTAAAAATTTGATACTCTCTCGTAAGTTTTAGGACTCAAACTAAACATGATATGGGGCTGGGTAACCTACCCCGTACTGAGTGTAGGCTGAAATCAGTACATTCGACAACAAATCATATCAACTGATGAATTACTTGGAAAAAAAAGGATTGAGCATAAGACTCACAACTACTCACAAAAACACCTAGCGCTGCCTTTGACAAGCTGTTTACAAAAGAAGCAGCTAAAGAGGCACCCTAGCATGCAATTTTCATATTTTTCCTTTTACGTATTTTGTTATGCATTTCCCTTTGCTCCAATATACCCAACTCTTTTACTTCACATGTCAACTCCTCttcaaaatacaaaattatggtACCGTTGCACAAAAGTATGTTTTACAAACAAATTTGTGTGCAACAGACTGTGTGTCTAGTCATTTAGTGTGCATGACTTTCACACCTTCGCCTCACGTCTTGCACCTCGTTGCTTCGGAGCACATTTAGAGCTAAATTTGTCTATAAGGTAGGTGAGCTTTATATTTATATAATTCACAGCATAAATCACTTCCGAAAACAGGATTCCTGTAGTTACCTTCCACAACAATTCTGGCATATCTAATGCAGGCTGCGCAATCGCAAGTTCATAAATAGCCCTCGCCCTATCCGTCTCACACAAAGATCTCTCTAGCTCGGCATATTTAGTCCACGCGTAGCAGTTTTCTGGCGACCAATCTAAATATTTTTCATAAAGTTTTCTGCACCGGTCAATGTTTCCCAATTGCAACTCTATTTCAATGTACTTCTTGAATATCTGTCAACCAAGAGCAATTGTTAGAGCATGcaaataaaaaattaatttagaAGTTACTAGTAAGATAACTCAGAAATCAGGATTAACCTTATCTTTTGGAGCCCTTCCTATCGCATTGCCCAATATCTGTCGGGCACCATTGAGATTTAATTGTCGTATCTCAAATTGAGCTGCCAACAGCCAGATCTTTGCAAAGGAGAATTTGTCATGAGGAATTAACTTAAGACATTCCCTGAAAAAAATGCAACAGCAAATGTTATTACAACAAAAGGTACAAAGAAGTTGAGATATGACACCCAGAAATCAATATATTACAGAACCACTCAATCTTACCCTTCTTATAGATATACAGAGTTCAACGAATAAGAAAAGACAGACCATGATGATACCAAGATTAGTTAATAAGACATAGATGGCACATTGCACGCGAACATCAAATTCCGCGTACAGTTAACAGGTCAAGAGCTAACGGACCAAGCCAAGAGTAGGAGCTCAAAAGAACTACAATTCTACAAAATCTAGCCAATCAATGTAATGTGATATACAGGTCGTCAATGATCTTACTTGGCTGATCAATTGTACCCAAAACTAAACAAACTAAGCCGGACTAGTGAAATGACAATTGAAACTACAATATTGCAAGGAACAATTCCATGAAAATTCTGTTTTCCATGGAAAGATGTTTGAGGAAGATGCAAGCATGCATTGCAGTGCAAGGACAATAAAGAAAAGCGTAAATGCTATGTTCTCAATAAATTACCTGTATACTTCTCTTGTTCGTTCCATATCCTCAGCCTCAAGTTCCTCATACAAAGCGTAATTGATCCTGGGAATCATTCAGAAGAGAGTGAGAAATTGCACGGGTTACTGAATCAAATAGAGATTCCAGTAAAACATAACTGACATTTAAACTATTTTAAACACAATTAAGGGTTACAGTTTCTATATTCAAACTTTCGAGTCCCTATTTGAATCTACTGACATGCTTACAAGCAAGCACTATACTGTTAAGTTGCGCAATGACATAAAATCTTAAGAGTTGTGCAGTTATGAAGTTCCTAATTACTTCCACAACCACAACATGAGAAAACAACCCACTGGCCCATTAGTTGTCAATTAATGAATGTGAACAGGGACTCATAGCTTGATACAACAAAGGGAAATATGGTTCATACCAAAACATCAATACTTACCACAAGTAAATGTAACGTTGCCAGTAGCGCTTCTCCTCGGCCGGAGGAACATTTGCTATCGCTCGTTCATATACTTCCCTAACTCTCTCTTTGATACCCACACTTTCCTCTAATCGAATGTAATCAAACCAATTGTCATAGTTAAGGGGGTTTTTCCTAACCTCGTCCTCATATTGAAATCTCCTTTTCCCAACTATGGCATCATCAATCCCCTCTTTATCCCCGTATTGCTTCTCAAATGCAACAAACTTCTTATAAACCTCCTCAGCTCGTCCTTTAGGTATATGATCCAACGCAAATTTATAGATGCACCGAGCACGATCTGTCTCCTTGCACTTTTCCTCAAACTCAGCAAACGCCACAAACAGCAGCTCGGCTTCTTCATCATCAGCCAATATGTCCACAGCTCTCTCGTAGCAATTTCTGGCTCGGGCAATGTCCCCATTTTTCATTTCGAATTTTGCAAATCGAATCCACGACCCAACTTTTGGGTGACACTGTACAAACCTCTCATATATTCCTTGGGCACGATCGATCTCATTGTAACGTAGCTCAAACTTAATGAAAGAGAGCCACCCCTGTTGATCAGGCTGCCATTGCATCCATCTTTCAAAAACTTGTCTAGCACCAGCCACATTACCAAGCATCTCTTCCATATGAATGTACTTATACCACAACTGATCTATTCTTGGCAAATACGAGACGGCACGATCCCACACATTCCTAGCATGGTTCACATTCTTATTCTTCATCTCCATTTCAGCATATTTCAGCCACAATGTATGATTCCTATAATCAACGTCCAACGCTCTCTCCCAAACAGACCGAGCACGCTCAAAGTCCATCTGCGACTCCTCCCATTTGGCATACTTAACCCACACCCCTGTATTCCACCTCACCCTACGAATCAAATCCTCATACTCCTTACGCTTCCTCAGACGGTAGTCCGCAAGTTCGGTGGAATCAGTGATCTTTTGCTTAGGAGGGCGGATTTCAGCCTCTTGTCGCTCACGTGCTTCCCTCAAGATTTGTTCAGCGGTAATTTGGATGGAAGCAGGGGTCTTGTTCTTGACCCGTGTTGCCCGTGGTAGTTTTACTTCAGTGTCTCTCTTTGTCAGGTACCCTAGTTCAGGGTCCGACTCCTTGTACGAACCCATTGTTTACTTAAAACTGGACAACCTATCAATCTAAAAAAAGCAAAAATGACTCCAAATTAGCTTAAATTCAAAAGGCTTAAACGATACACTATACCATAAAACTCAAAACTCGCGAAACAAGAACACGGGTTTAGATGAAATCAATAGGATGCTTAACGAATTCTACAAGTAAAGCAATGAACATACCTACATTCATACTAACATACAGTTTATCATACCAATACGGCAATACCTAATTAATTGCTAATCTGGCAAACTGCATAACTAGTGTTTGTAATCCAATGAGGATTTGATTTGATTGAAATTGCTTGAATTGAAGTGCTAGAAATTCAATTTGAGTATTTGGGGGGAAATCATAATATTTGAGCAGAAATAAATCAGAGGCCGTAATTAACTGAGATTACTCTGAAGAGAAGTaagagagggaagaaatacaTACCTGAATTTGAATTGGAGTTGAATCGAATTGAATTAGGGTTGCGCAATTTGGCGCTAGGTTTGAGAAATAATTTGGGGATTTTATTTAGTTTGAGGAAAGTACTAGAGGAGGGCTGCAGATAGCCGACTTCATTATttgtactctttttttttttttttttttttttttgaaatcccaAAAATGGGTTCTCTTATATATCAAGATCAACACTAACAAAGTTTTGAGCCGAGCGAGGTAACTCTCCGACCTATATCTTCCTACAAAGATGCATCGAACCCCAATGAGCAAGTTCGTGCCCCACTCTATTGAAGTTTCTACTCACAAACGACCAAACAATACAATCAAAAAAGTTATAAAAGAGATAAATATCATCTAAAACCAAATGAAAATCACTCCGTCCACTCGACTTTGCCTTCAACGCGTCAATCAAACTCTTGCAATCGCTTTCAACTTCAATCTTCTTATACCCTTGTCTTCTCGCTTCTTCAATGCCAGCCAAAACCGCTCCCGCTTCTGCCACTCTTGGTTCCACAACTCCACCCCGTCTCACCGTCAAACCTCACACCACATTACCTTCACTATCACGACAAACCACACCAAACCCCGTTCCCCATCCCTCTTTCACCCCTGCATCCACATTTAATTTGACCCACCCTTCTCTCGGCTTCCTCCATCCCATCACCACAGTTACTGGTGCACACCGACCTCCACCATCATCGTCACTCACTCACTCCCCATCAGCTCCCTCCTCAAATTTTCCACCCTCATTGCTACCTTGTTCATATCCACCCCTCTTGTTCAAAAACCCACCAATTCCTCGCTTCCCACATCGCCCAACACCCCATAATGAAAGTATATATCTCGCTATCCTCCAACTCCCTCCACACTTcctccacccactccctcacccgctCAAACCCATCAGCCACCTTCACTTCAAGACCCAACCTATCCCATAGCCCTCCCGCCCACCCACATCCCCTCACGAGGTGAAGACAAGTCTCCACTTCGCTACAACAGACCGGACAAACAATATCCATAGCACGGACTTGGGACGCAAGGTTCCATTTAGTAGCAATAGCCTCGTTGCAGAATTGCCAAAAGAAAACTTTCCCCTTGGGTAAAACATTAGCCTTCCAGATTTGGTTCCACAACATTTTCTCCTTCACATTATCCTACGATCCTGCTTGGTATGCAGTTTTAACTCAGTATTCACTGTGTTTCTCCAACTCCCATATCCATGTATCATTCGACTTAGAAGAACTGAGCCGAATATTTAGAATTCGGTCCTGCTCAAAAGGGAGAAAAAATTGTCGTACCTTATGAGTGTCCCATCCAACACCATTCGCAAGACACAAATCCGCAACCACTATATTCGGGTTCGCGTCACACCTAGGGGAAAGCACCATTCGAGTCTGCGTACCCGGCACCCACGGATCGACCCACACCATAGTGCTCAATCCATCACCAATCCGCCGCCTAATACCCAAACGAAGAACCTCT
This sequence is a window from Silene latifolia isolate original U9 population chromosome 8, ASM4854445v1, whole genome shotgun sequence. Protein-coding genes within it:
- the LOC141597093 gene encoding uncharacterized protein LOC141597093, which codes for MGSYKESDPELGYLTKRDTEVKLPRATRVKNKTPASIQITAEQILREARERQEAEIRPPKQKITDSTELADYRLRKRKEYEDLIRRVRWNTGVWVKYAKWEESQMDFERARSVWERALDVDYRNHTLWLKYAEMEMKNKNVNHARNVWDRAVSYLPRIDQLWYKYIHMEEMLGNVAGARQVFERWMQWQPDQQGWLSFIKFELRYNEIDRAQGIYERFVQCHPKVGSWIRFAKFEMKNGDIARARNCYERAVDILADDEEAELLFVAFAEFEEKCKETDRARCIYKFALDHIPKGRAEEVYKKFVAFEKQYGDKEGIDDAIVGKRRFQYEDEVRKNPLNYDNWFDYIRLEESVGIKERVREVYERAIANVPPAEEKRYWQRYIYLWINYALYEELEAEDMERTREVYRECLKLIPHDKFSFAKIWLLAAQFEIRQLNLNGARQILGNAIGRAPKDKIFKKYIEIELQLGNIDRCRKLYEKYLDWSPENCYAWTKYAELERSLCETDRARAIYELAIAQPALDMPELLWKAYIDFEISEGEYENTRALYERLLDRTKHLKVWISYAKFEATAMEDSGAPDMAEEEIQEMLCEKKKLCAQHARRVFERAISHYRVSAPELKEERAMLLEEWLNTEKDFGELGDVASVQAKMPKKLKRRRPLMTEDGPAGFEEFFDYLFPEETQTTNLRILEAAYKWKKQKVSGDDD